The DNA segment CGGCCCTGGGGGACCAGACCCAGGCCGAGCGCCACCGACCGGTTGGAGGGCCAGCCGGTGATATCGTGGCCCTTGAAGAGCACCTGTCCGCGCCGCGGCGGCGTGAAGCCCACGATGGAGCGGATCAGGGTGGTCTTGCCCATGCCGTTGCGCCCGACGATGCCCACCACCTGACCCCGCTCCACCCGGAGCGACATCCCCTGCAGCACGTAGCTGTCGCCATAGTAGGTGTGGATGTCACGCACCTCGAGCATCACACCTCGATCGCTCCGAGGTAGATCTCCTGGACCATCGGATCGGCCTTCACGGCCTGCGACGGGCCGTCGGCCACGACCCGGCCGTATTGGAGCACGGTGATCCGGTCGGCGAGCGCGAAGGCCACGTCCATGTCGTGCTCGATGATGAGGAGCGTGATGGCGGGGTCGAGGCGCTTGAGCAGCTCGGTCATCAGGTGGCTCTCGGCGGGGGACAGGCCCGCGGTGGGCTCGTCCAGCAGGATGAGGCGCGCCGCGCCGGCCAGGGCCAGCCCGATCTCGAGCTGGCGCTGCTCGCCGTGCGAGAGGTTCCTCACGGTCTCGTCGGGCTTGGCGCCGAGGCCCACCGATTCCAGCACGGCGGTCGCGCGCGCGAAGAGATGAGGGTAGCGCGTAACCGCCCGGTGCAGGTGGAGCTTGACCGGCAGCAGCGCCAGGACGGCGAGCAGGCAGTTGTCGAGCGCGGACAGACGCGGGAACAGGTTGGTGATCTGATAGGTGCGGGCCAGGCCGAGCCCCGCCCGCCGGTGGGGCGGCAGCCGCGTCACGTCGCGCCCGAAGAGCGTGATCGTCCCCTCGCTCGGGCGCTGCTCGCCGCTGATGAGGCTGAACAGGGTCGTCTTGCCGGCCCCGTTGGGGCCGATGATCGCGCGGCGCTCACCCGGCTGCACTGCGAGCGACACGCCGTCCACCGCGCGGAGCCCCCCGAAGTCCTTCACGAGCCCGGTGAGGCTCAACGCCGTGGACGAGGCATCGCTCATGCCGGCTCCCGGCGGGCTAACAGTACTTGCACGGCGGGTAGTTCCGGTCGTACACGGGCTGCTTGAGGAACTCGTCCGGCTTGTACTTCCAGAACTGCGAGACGGCTGGGTAGGTGTGGATCACCGTGTTCCACAGCTCGCCGTCCTTCTTCTCGACCTTCCGGATGTAGATGTTCTGGATCGGGTTTCCGTAGGCGTCCAGCTTGACGGGCCCTCGCGGCGCGTCAGGGATCTCCACCTTGCCGAGCGCGGCCAGAAACCTCTCGCGGTCCTCGACGTTCCCGCCGATGGCCTTGGCCGCCTCGTTGATCCACCGTCCCGTGGTGTAGCACACCTCCGAGTAATAGGAGGGGACCTTGCCGAACTTCGCACGGTACTCCTTCACGAAGCGCTTGTTCGCCGGGGTGTCGATGGCCGCGCTGTAGATGAGCGGGCTGATCCCCCCGATGGCCTCGTCACCGAGCGACGGCAGAACAAACTCGTCGAAGGTTGTGCCGCCGCCGAGGAGCGGCAGCTTGGCCTTGAGCCCGGCGTCCTGGTACTGCTTGGGGAACCTGAGGGACGACGCGGCGACCATCAAGGCGAAGACCGCGTCGGCGTCCTTGCGGATCTGCGAGAGATAGGGCGCGAAGTCGGTGGTGCCGAGCGGCGCCCAGAGCTTCTGGATCACCTGCCCGCCGGCGTCCTCGAAGGTCTTCTGGAATCCGCCGACGACCTCCCAGCCGAAGGCATAGTCGATCCCGATGGTCACCACCCGCTTGTAGCCGAGGGTTTTGACGACCCACTCGCCGAACGGGTGTGAAGGCTGGCTCGAGGTCCACCCGTTCCGGACGACCCACTTGGCGGGCTTCCGCTGCGTGAGATCGTCGGCCGCCATGACGGGGTAGAGCATCGGGATCTTGTACTCGTCGACCTTCGGCGCCAGCGCGTAGCCCACGTGGGCGAACAGCCCGCCGGCGAGCACGTGCACCTTGTCGCTCTCGACGAGCTTCCGCAGCTTGGTCAGCGCGATGTTGGGCTGGCCCTGCGTGTCCTCGACGATCACCTCGACCTTCCGGCCGGCGATCTGGTTGCCGTTCTCCTCCAGCCACATCGTCAGGCCGTTGACCATGTCCTTGCCGATCTGGGCGGCGCCGCCTGTCATCGGCGCGAGGAAACCTATCTTGATGGGGCCCTTCTGGGCCTCGGCGGGTGCTATGCCCCCCATGCTGATCAGCACGACGGCGATCAGGAACGCGGCGATCCTTCGTGTGCTCATGTGCGGTTCCTCCTTTTGGATGCATTCCACTGACGTACGGCCCCCACGATGCCTTCCGGAGCGTAGACGATGGTCCCGATGTACACGGCGCCCAAGAGCAAGAGCCAGCGGTGGGTGTACACGGACACGAGGTTCTTGAGCAGCACGATGATGCCGGCGCCGATAGCGGGCCCCACCAGGGTGCCGCGGCCGCCCAAAGCCACCATGAGGAGGATCTCCACCGAGGTGGCCAGCTCGAGGTCTGAAGGGCTGACGAAGCCGTTGTAGTAGCCCCAGAACACGCCGGCGAAGCCGCCGACGCCGCCCGCGATCACAAAGCCCAGGTACTTGTGCAGCCACACGTGGTAGCCCAGGGTCCGCATGCGGGACTCACTCTCGCGGATCCCGACCAGCGTCCGCCCGAAGGGCGAGCGGACCACGGTGCGGAGGAACCAGAAGGCGAGCACGAAGGCGATCAGCGCGAAGTAGTAGTAGGGCACCGCCCCCACCAGCGAGACGGGCAGGCCCGTCGGGCGCGGGACCGAGGAGATGCCGTTGTCGCCCTGGGTCAAGGAGACCCAGCGGTGCGCGAGACCCCAGGCCACCATACCGAGCGCCATCGTGATCATGAGGAAGTAGACGCCCGTGGCGCGCAGGGCCACCAGGCCGAAGACGGCGGCCGCCGCCGCCGCGAGGAGGATGCCGGCGACCAGGGTCACCCAGAAGCCTGCGCCGTGACGCGTGGTCAGGATGGCGACGGCGTAGGCGCCAAGGCCGAGATAGGCGGCGTGCCCCAGGGAAGCCAGCCCCGTGTAGCCGAGGACGATGTCGAGGCTCATGGCCAGGATGGCGTAGATCAGCGCCTGGGTCAGGAGCGAGAGCAGAAACCC comes from the Candidatus Rokuibacteriota bacterium genome and includes:
- a CDS encoding ABC transporter ATP-binding protein: MSDASSTALSLTGLVKDFGGLRAVDGVSLAVQPGERRAIIGPNGAGKTTLFSLISGEQRPSEGTITLFGRDVTRLPPHRRAGLGLARTYQITNLFPRLSALDNCLLAVLALLPVKLHLHRAVTRYPHLFARATAVLESVGLGAKPDETVRNLSHGEQRQLEIGLALAGAARLILLDEPTAGLSPAESHLMTELLKRLDPAITLLIIEHDMDVAFALADRITVLQYGRVVADGPSQAVKADPMVQEIYLGAIEV
- a CDS encoding ABC transporter substrate-binding protein, with translation MSTRRIAAFLIAVVLISMGGIAPAEAQKGPIKIGFLAPMTGGAAQIGKDMVNGLTMWLEENGNQIAGRKVEVIVEDTQGQPNIALTKLRKLVESDKVHVLAGGLFAHVGYALAPKVDEYKIPMLYPVMAADDLTQRKPAKWVVRNGWTSSQPSHPFGEWVVKTLGYKRVVTIGIDYAFGWEVVGGFQKTFEDAGGQVIQKLWAPLGTTDFAPYLSQIRKDADAVFALMVAASSLRFPKQYQDAGLKAKLPLLGGGTTFDEFVLPSLGDEAIGGISPLIYSAAIDTPANKRFVKEYRAKFGKVPSYYSEVCYTTGRWINEAAKAIGGNVEDRERFLAALGKVEIPDAPRGPVKLDAYGNPIQNIYIRKVEKKDGELWNTVIHTYPAVSQFWKYKPDEFLKQPVYDRNYPPCKYC
- a CDS encoding branched-chain amino acid ABC transporter permease; translation: MGYALLIPGLVLAALLVAPPFLSGFLLSLLTQALIYAILAMSLDIVLGYTGLASLGHAAYLGLGAYAVAILTTRHGAGFWVTLVAGILLAAAAAAVFGLVALRATGVYFLMITMALGMVAWGLAHRWVSLTQGDNGISSVPRPTGLPVSLVGAVPYYYFALIAFVLAFWFLRTVVRSPFGRTLVGIRESESRMRTLGYHVWLHKYLGFVIAGGVGGFAGVFWGYYNGFVSPSDLELATSVEILLMVALGGRGTLVGPAIGAGIIVLLKNLVSVYTHRWLLLLGAVYIGTIVYAPEGIVGAVRQWNASKRRNRT